In one window of Ruminococcus albus AD2013 DNA:
- a CDS encoding cyclic-di-AMP receptor: MKLVYAIVNNDDTYAVNKGLQKAGIRATKLSSTGGFLMAGNTTFMICCEDAQVDMVIEVLKEHSRKRKQFVPSSVVTEPINEKSVPVEVSIGGATIFVTDIERFEQV; encoded by the coding sequence ATGAAACTTGTATATGCGATAGTAAATAACGATGATACCTACGCTGTAAATAAAGGTCTGCAAAAGGCAGGCATACGCGCCACAAAGCTGTCTTCAACAGGCGGCTTTCTCATGGCGGGAAATACAACATTCATGATCTGCTGTGAAGATGCGCAGGTGGATATGGTGATAGAAGTTCTGAAAGAACATTCCCGCAAGCGCAAGCAGTTCGTGCCGTCGTCTGTTGTTACCGAGCCTATCAACGAAAAGTCCGTGCCTGTTGAAGTATCCATAGGCGGTGCGACTATATTCGTTACCGATATCGAGCGTTTTGAACAGGTATAA
- a CDS encoding ATP-binding protein — protein sequence MMKIYGNQTLLKQTARMVSAGREPHSMIIHGEKGLGKKEIAKYIAAQLMCEAHTGEPCGQCRSCRLIEKGVHPDLIFAQPNDKGNYYVEDIRDTIVADAPVAPNEGDIKVYVIPDLDLSVQTTVQVQNILLKLIEEPPDHTALILTARSRETFLSTIISRCVSLAAAPVTMQESGEYLQENYPDRDITEIREALEAGKGNIGRCRAYMEKEQYYNSVALAKNLAAAYSEGSEYGVLKALAAADGKKALLREGVYLFSEIVRDSCALLTNGEVIGCDTHSAESLSRKLTLSAGAELYDILTAAVRRIDANCSLSLVCNSLCAELF from the coding sequence ATGATGAAGATATACGGCAATCAGACCCTGCTGAAACAGACCGCACGCATGGTCAGTGCAGGGCGCGAGCCTCATTCGATGATAATCCACGGCGAAAAGGGATTGGGCAAAAAGGAGATAGCGAAGTATATCGCGGCACAGCTAATGTGCGAAGCCCATACAGGCGAACCCTGCGGGCAGTGCCGAAGCTGCCGCCTTATCGAAAAAGGCGTTCACCCCGATCTTATTTTTGCACAGCCCAACGACAAGGGAAACTACTATGTCGAGGATATCAGAGATACCATCGTGGCAGATGCGCCTGTTGCACCTAATGAGGGAGATATCAAGGTCTACGTCATACCCGACCTTGACTTATCTGTGCAGACTACCGTGCAGGTGCAGAATATCCTGCTGAAACTGATAGAAGAGCCCCCCGACCATACTGCGCTGATACTAACAGCCCGCAGCAGGGAGACTTTTCTTTCTACGATAATTTCCCGATGCGTCAGCCTTGCCGCCGCCCCCGTGACTATGCAGGAAAGCGGGGAGTATTTGCAGGAGAATTATCCCGACCGAGATATCACCGAGATACGAGAAGCCCTTGAAGCGGGCAAAGGCAATATCGGACGGTGCCGCGCTTATATGGAAAAAGAGCAGTACTATAATTCGGTGGCTCTTGCTAAAAATCTTGCCGCCGCATATTCCGAGGGCAGTGAGTACGGCGTGCTTAAAGCCCTTGCTGCCGCAGACGGCAAAAAAGCCTTGTTGCGTGAGGGCGTATATCTTTTCTCCGAGATAGTCCGCGATTCCTGCGCACTGCTGACAAATGGCGAAGTGATAGGCTGTGATACTCATTCAGCCGAATCGCTCTCCCGAAAGCTAACACTTTCCGCAGGTGCCGAGCTTTATGATATACTGACGGCTGCCGTCCGCAGGATAGATGCGAATTGCAGTTTGTCATTGGTATGCAATAGTTTGTGCGCGGAGTTGTTTTGA
- a CDS encoding IS1182 family transposase, translating into MRNCQVRLNMNYEIYIEESSPVRVLSNVIDEIYQKEEYTIISKWNGAIPEDIMMKILIYGYMNDSFSSRKIEQLCKRDIHFMWLLDGFGAPDHSTISRFRQKIGEQIERVFYAVVKYLLNMKEISGENLFIDGTKIEANANRYTFVWKKAVSKNEQKLRTKLPEILDEINYAYGVRFPENTGVSDMISTLSSLMIKFGIERVYGKGHHKSSYQKALEKLEGYRDKMAQYDYYNSLFDGRNSFSKTDTDATFMHMKEDHMRNGQLKPGYNIQAAVEGEYIVGIDVSSERSDVNTLIPFLSKLNDLELFVLKNIICDAGYESEENYLYLRSHNMTSYIKPVNYEQSKKRNYRTKYGRPENMEYHEMGDIFVCKAGRILWRVGTKHEKSKTGFVSEKAMYRCESCEGCPYKQNCTKAKGNKTLSISHKFKELRTESLENITTEFGKQLRMNRSIQAEGVFGVLKQDHGFRRFLCRGKNNIRTEFLLLGLAYNIKKLFAKISENRLGISLFELKSA; encoded by the coding sequence ATGAGAAATTGTCAAGTGCGTCTTAACATGAATTATGAGATCTACATCGAAGAAAGCTCACCTGTCAGAGTATTGAGCAATGTTATAGATGAGATCTATCAAAAAGAAGAATACACGATAATAAGCAAGTGGAATGGCGCCATACCCGAGGATATCATGATGAAGATACTCATCTACGGCTACATGAACGACTCTTTTTCAAGCCGAAAGATCGAACAGCTCTGCAAAAGGGATATCCATTTCATGTGGCTTCTCGATGGCTTTGGAGCTCCGGATCACAGCACTATCTCAAGATTTCGACAGAAAATTGGAGAACAGATCGAGCGTGTGTTTTACGCTGTTGTAAAGTATCTTTTGAATATGAAAGAGATAAGCGGTGAGAACCTGTTCATTGATGGCACCAAGATCGAAGCTAATGCAAACAGATATACATTCGTCTGGAAAAAGGCGGTCTCAAAAAACGAGCAGAAACTTCGTACCAAACTGCCTGAGATACTTGATGAGATAAATTATGCTTATGGTGTGAGATTCCCCGAAAATACAGGAGTATCGGATATGATCTCGACCCTGTCATCTCTTATGATAAAATTCGGTATTGAACGAGTTTACGGAAAAGGACATCATAAATCATCATATCAGAAAGCACTTGAAAAGCTGGAAGGATATCGCGATAAAATGGCACAGTATGACTATTACAACAGCCTTTTTGACGGAAGGAACAGCTTTTCAAAGACAGATACCGATGCAACATTCATGCACATGAAGGAAGACCATATGAGAAACGGTCAGCTGAAACCCGGATACAACATACAGGCAGCAGTGGAAGGCGAGTATATTGTAGGTATAGACGTTTCAAGCGAACGGAGCGATGTAAATACGCTGATCCCGTTTCTGTCAAAGCTCAACGATCTGGAGCTGTTTGTATTGAAAAACATCATCTGTGATGCGGGTTATGAGAGCGAGGAGAACTATCTTTATCTCAGATCACATAACATGACCTCATACATAAAACCCGTAAATTATGAGCAGAGCAAAAAGCGGAATTATCGTACAAAATACGGCAGACCCGAGAATATGGAATACCACGAAATGGGCGATATTTTCGTATGCAAAGCCGGCAGGATACTTTGGAGAGTCGGGACTAAACACGAAAAAAGCAAGACGGGATTCGTTTCCGAAAAAGCTATGTACAGATGTGAAAGCTGCGAAGGTTGTCCATACAAACAGAACTGTACAAAAGCAAAAGGAAACAAGACGCTGTCTATATCGCATAAGTTCAAAGAACTGAGAACAGAAAGCCTGGAAAATATAACGACAGAATTCGGAAAACAGCTCAGAATGAACCGAAGCATACAGGCTGAAGGCGTATTCGGAGTACTGAAACAGGATCATGGCTTCAGAAGATTCCTGTGCAGGGGCAAAAATAACATCAGAACTGAGTTCCTTTTGCTGGGACTTGCATACAACATAAAGAAGCTTTTTGCTAAGATCTCAGAAAACCGACTTGGAATTTCTCTTTTTGAACTGAAATCAGCATAA
- a CDS encoding phenylacetate--CoA ligase family protein: protein MQITETQLAQVNDRIRALIASNSFYGKKLEEAGITEVHTPEEFAKLPFSEKKDLRDAYPLGLMTAPEEEIVRIHSSSGTTGTPVIIPYTAKDVDDWGEMFKRCYEVAGITNKDRIQITPGYGLWTAGIGFQNGCEKLGAMAVPMGPGNTEKQLEMMQALETTVLCSTSSYALLLAEEIQKRGIKDKIHLKKGVIGSERWSDKMRERISNELGIELYDIYGLTEIYGPGIGINCEHNTGMHIWDDYLYLEIIDPKTGENVPDGEWGEIVITTLVKEGAPLIRYRTHDLSRIIPGECPCGRKYPRIDTIRGRTDDMMKIKGVNVFPSQIEEVLAEFEEISSEYQIRISHLDGKDTMRIYVETNGHVDFAELSKHIAERVKSKIGFTPIVKVVEIGVLPRSMKKTARVIDERFD, encoded by the coding sequence ATGCAGATAACAGAAACTCAGCTGGCACAGGTCAATGACCGTATACGTGCGCTGATAGCATCAAACAGCTTCTACGGCAAAAAGCTGGAAGAAGCAGGCATAACCGAAGTACATACTCCCGAAGAATTCGCAAAGCTCCCTTTCTCCGAAAAGAAAGACCTTCGTGACGCATATCCTCTGGGTCTTATGACAGCCCCCGAAGAGGAGATAGTTCGTATACATTCTTCATCGGGAACAACAGGTACTCCCGTAATTATCCCCTATACCGCCAAGGACGTTGACGACTGGGGCGAAATGTTCAAGCGCTGCTATGAGGTAGCAGGCATCACCAATAAGGACAGGATCCAGATAACTCCCGGCTACGGTCTGTGGACTGCGGGCATCGGTTTCCAGAACGGTTGTGAAAAACTGGGCGCTATGGCTGTGCCTATGGGTCCCGGAAATACCGAGAAACAGCTTGAAATGATGCAGGCGCTTGAAACTACCGTGCTTTGCTCGACTTCTTCCTATGCACTTCTTCTTGCAGAAGAGATACAGAAGCGCGGAATCAAGGATAAGATACATCTTAAAAAGGGCGTTATCGGTTCCGAGAGATGGTCTGATAAAATGCGTGAGCGTATCTCAAACGAACTTGGCATCGAGCTTTATGATATTTACGGACTTACCGAGATATACGGTCCCGGTATCGGTATAAACTGCGAGCATAACACAGGTATGCACATCTGGGACGACTATCTCTATCTTGAAATTATCGACCCCAAGACAGGCGAAAATGTTCCCGACGGCGAATGGGGCGAGATAGTTATAACCACTCTCGTGAAAGAGGGCGCACCCCTTATCCGCTACAGAACACACGACCTCTCCCGTATCATTCCCGGTGAATGTCCCTGCGGCAGAAAGTATCCCCGCATAGATACCATCAGGGGCAGAACAGATGATATGATGAAGATAAAGGGCGTTAACGTGTTCCCAAGCCAGATAGAGGAAGTGCTTGCCGAATTTGAAGAGATATCCAGCGAGTACCAGATACGTATATCTCACCTTGATGGCAAGGATACCATGCGTATCTATGTCGAGACCAACGGTCACGTTGATTTTGCCGAGCTTTCAAAGCACATAGCAGAACGTGTCAAGAGCAAGATAGGCTTCACTCCGATCGTCAAGGTAGTCGAGATAGGCGTGCTTCCCAGAAGCATGAAGAAGACCGCCCGTGTTATCGACGAAAGGTTTGATTGA
- a CDS encoding SGNH/GDSL hydrolase family protein, with amino-acid sequence MAKKTLILLCALALSISAAGCGKNNSSENDSTSSSLVTEEKGMKGTRLTAENAKQVGRTYLDDEGTLWCALSGSGVEFEFTGKNLDIIIESDKVTSTGPRDHYSRLAILVDGERVVDDMLNDGIKKYSPIQGDTEVTKTVQIIKLSETAMSCFGILPINLEEGATIKPTASKPHKIEFIGDSITCGYGVDDEDPTHGFATSTEDVTRAYAYKTAQNLGADYSMFSISGWGIISGWTGNGEQHPEQQIPLYYEKQAFSYGGFDDVEAQSLDWDFSRYQPELVVINLGTNDDSYCKSDEDKRAAYVEGYVEFLKTVRKNNPDARILCVLGIMGDNLYPCVEKAVSDYSAETGDANISAFHLEPQKPEDGLVADYHPTETTHTKAAEALTAEIKRVMGW; translated from the coding sequence ATGGCAAAGAAAACGTTGATACTGCTTTGTGCGCTGGCGCTGAGTATTTCTGCTGCGGGCTGCGGCAAAAATAACAGTTCTGAAAATGACAGCACATCAAGCAGTCTGGTTACGGAGGAGAAGGGCATGAAGGGTACAAGGCTAACGGCAGAAAATGCAAAGCAGGTCGGCAGAACTTATCTTGATGATGAGGGGACTCTGTGGTGTGCGCTCAGCGGTTCGGGTGTTGAATTTGAATTCACAGGGAAAAACCTCGATATCATCATCGAGAGCGATAAGGTAACCTCTACAGGTCCGAGGGATCATTATTCAAGGCTTGCCATACTTGTGGACGGCGAGCGCGTTGTCGATGATATGCTCAACGACGGCATCAAAAAGTATTCCCCGATACAGGGCGATACCGAGGTCACAAAGACTGTGCAGATAATCAAGCTTTCCGAAACAGCCATGTCATGCTTCGGAATACTGCCGATAAATCTTGAAGAGGGTGCTACCATAAAGCCAACCGCATCAAAACCCCATAAGATAGAGTTCATAGGCGATTCCATAACCTGCGGATACGGTGTTGATGACGAAGATCCGACCCATGGTTTTGCTACATCCACCGAGGACGTCACCAGGGCATATGCCTATAAAACAGCACAGAATCTGGGTGCTGATTACAGTATGTTCTCCATAAGCGGCTGGGGCATAATCTCGGGCTGGACCGGCAACGGCGAACAGCATCCCGAACAGCAGATACCTCTTTATTACGAAAAACAGGCTTTCTCCTACGGCGGTTTTGATGATGTTGAAGCGCAGTCGCTTGACTGGGATTTCTCGCGCTATCAGCCCGAACTTGTGGTGATAAATCTCGGCACCAACGATGACAGCTACTGCAAGTCAGATGAAGACAAACGCGCGGCTTACGTTGAGGGCTATGTTGAATTTCTGAAGACAGTCCGCAAGAATAACCCCGATGCAAGGATACTCTGTGTACTGGGTATAATGGGCGATAACCTTTATCCCTGCGTTGAAAAGGCGGTATCGGATTACAGCGCCGAAACAGGGGACGCTAATATATCCGCATTCCATCTTGAGCCCCAGAAGCCCGAGGACGGACTCGTAGCTGATTATCACCCCACCGAAACCACCCATACCAAGGCGGCAGAAGCACTTACCGCTGAAATAAAGCGCGTAATGGGCTGGTGA
- the rimM gene encoding ribosome maturation factor RimM (Essential for efficient processing of 16S rRNA) — protein sequence MNKLLEAGKIVSVFGLKGEVKVQPWCDTPDFLCEFDTLYYKSGTPVEVERARVQKNIVVMKIKGVDSVEEAQKIRNRVLYLDREDVELGEDTYFVQDLIGLKVIDLNSGREYGVLTEVSETGANDVYHIKSESGKMYYIPAIPSVIAETDVEGGVMKITPLEGLFDDAEEIR from the coding sequence ATGAATAAACTGCTTGAAGCAGGAAAGATAGTTTCGGTGTTCGGATTGAAAGGCGAGGTCAAGGTACAGCCCTGGTGCGATACCCCTGATTTCCTCTGTGAGTTCGATACGCTGTACTACAAAAGCGGTACGCCTGTTGAGGTGGAACGTGCAAGAGTTCAGAAGAATATAGTAGTTATGAAGATAAAGGGCGTAGATTCGGTGGAAGAAGCCCAGAAGATACGCAACCGCGTGCTTTATCTCGACAGGGAAGACGTTGAACTGGGCGAGGACACATATTTTGTGCAGGACCTGATAGGCCTGAAAGTCATCGACCTGAACAGCGGCAGGGAATACGGTGTGCTTACTGAAGTCAGCGAGACAGGCGCTAATGATGTATACCATATTAAAAGCGAGAGCGGCAAGATGTACTACATTCCTGCCATACCCTCTGTTATCGCAGAAACCGACGTTGAGGGTGGCGTTATGAAGATAACTCCTCTGGAGGGACTTTTTGACGATGCGGAGGAAATAAGATGA
- the trmD gene encoding tRNA (guanosine(37)-N1)-methyltransferase TrmD: protein MNIDIATLFPEMLENYLSQSIVGRARAKDIFTVKCHDIRAYTKDKHRRVDDTPYSEQKGMLMQCDPIFNCFEAVTEGRERPHVIYMSPQGKTLTQQRCRELAAMDNIFILCGHYEGVDERIIETLVDEEISIGDYVLTGGELPALVLVDSVVRMLEGTLSQPDCYEDESHYNGLLEYPQYTRPEVWHDMRVPEILLSGHHANIKKWRHEQALITTAKKRPELLEKLELTDEDLAIIHKVVDFNK, encoded by the coding sequence ATGAATATAGATATCGCAACGCTTTTTCCCGAGATGCTGGAGAATTATCTTTCACAGAGTATTGTGGGCAGGGCGAGGGCAAAGGATATATTCACTGTAAAGTGTCACGACATACGTGCATATACTAAGGATAAGCACAGAAGGGTCGATGATACGCCTTACAGTGAACAAAAGGGTATGCTCATGCAGTGCGACCCCATATTCAACTGCTTTGAAGCCGTGACCGAGGGGCGTGAAAGACCTCATGTGATATATATGTCACCTCAGGGCAAAACGCTTACTCAGCAGAGATGCAGAGAACTGGCGGCGATGGATAACATTTTTATACTTTGCGGACATTACGAGGGGGTTGACGAGCGCATCATCGAAACTCTGGTGGACGAGGAGATATCCATAGGCGACTATGTGCTGACAGGCGGCGAGCTTCCTGCGCTTGTACTTGTGGATTCGGTGGTGCGTATGCTGGAGGGTACCCTCTCACAGCCCGACTGCTATGAAGACGAGAGCCATTATAATGGTCTTCTGGAGTATCCGCAGTATACAAGACCCGAGGTATGGCACGATATGAGAGTTCCCGAGATACTGCTTTCGGGACATCACGCAAACATCAAAAAATGGCGTCATGAACAGGCTCTTATCACTACTGCAAAGAAGCGCCCCGAGCTTTTGGAAAAGCTTGAACTGACAGATGAAGATTTGGCAATAATACACAAAGTCGTCGATTTTAACAAATAA
- a CDS encoding HPr family phosphocarrier protein, with product MLQNTVVVQNQVGLHARPATFFIQKANEFKSSIWIEKEDRRVNAKSLLGILSLGIVGGTTIKIIADGADEEEAVKGLVDLVDSGFAEEAR from the coding sequence ATGTTACAGAATACTGTTGTTGTTCAGAATCAGGTAGGTCTGCATGCTCGTCCTGCTACATTCTTCATTCAGAAGGCAAATGAATTCAAGTCTTCCATCTGGATCGAGAAAGAGGACAGAAGAGTAAACGCTAAGAGCCTGCTGGGTATTCTTTCACTGGGTATCGTTGGCGGTACTACTATCAAGATCATCGCTGACGGCGCTGACGAGGAAGAAGCTGTAAAGGGTCTGGTTGATCTGGTTGACAGCGGCTTCGCTGAGGAAGCAAGATAA
- a CDS encoding PucR family transcriptional regulator gives MSNRLFQSVVHQMRDTIDCVIGVIDETATIIACSELAQVGTTNEFVSLDLGDSHDIFVRDGYTYKPFGAHMKPDYAVFVEGTDEVAAKYASILAITLSSIKQYYDEKYDRNNFIKNVVLDNVLPGDVHVKARELHFSSDISRVVLLIRIVSSNDVSAYDVIQNLFPDKNKDFVFNITESDIVLVKEVAAGVETKDLEKLARSISDTLSSEFYTRVNVGIGTVIEGVRDLARSFKEAQVSLEVGKVFDTDKNIVSYDDLGIARLIYHLPTTLCETFLKEVFKKGSIDSLDHETLFTIQKFFENNLNVSETSRKLFVHRNTLVYRLEKIKKLTGLDLREFDHAIIFKIALMVKKYLSANPVKF, from the coding sequence ATGTCAAACAGATTATTTCAAAGCGTTGTTCATCAGATGCGAGACACTATCGACTGCGTTATCGGTGTAATTGACGAGACTGCGACCATAATCGCCTGCTCGGAACTGGCACAGGTAGGTACAACTAATGAGTTCGTTTCGCTCGATCTGGGAGACTCCCATGATATCTTTGTGCGTGACGGCTACACCTACAAGCCTTTCGGCGCTCACATGAAGCCCGATTATGCTGTATTCGTTGAAGGCACTGACGAAGTGGCTGCAAAGTATGCGAGCATACTGGCTATCACTCTGTCCAGCATCAAGCAGTATTATGATGAGAAGTACGACAGAAACAACTTCATCAAGAATGTTGTACTCGACAATGTTCTGCCCGGTGATGTTCATGTCAAGGCGAGAGAACTGCACTTCAGCTCGGATATCTCGAGAGTTGTTCTGCTTATAAGGATCGTTTCTTCAAACGATGTTTCTGCATACGATGTTATCCAGAACCTGTTCCCCGACAAGAACAAGGATTTTGTCTTCAATATAACCGAGAGCGACATCGTACTGGTAAAGGAAGTTGCCGCAGGTGTTGAGACAAAGGATCTGGAAAAGCTGGCAAGAAGTATCTCGGATACTCTGTCAAGCGAATTCTATACAAGAGTAAATGTCGGCATCGGTACTGTTATCGAGGGCGTCAGGGATCTTGCGCGTTCTTTCAAGGAAGCTCAGGTATCTCTCGAAGTCGGCAAGGTGTTCGATACTGACAAGAATATCGTTTCCTACGATGATCTGGGTATCGCTAGGCTGATATACCATCTGCCTACTACCCTGTGCGAGACTTTCCTGAAGGAAGTATTCAAGAAGGGCTCTATAGATTCTCTCGATCACGAGACACTGTTCACTATACAGAAGTTCTTCGAGAACAACCTGAACGTGTCCGAGACTTCGAGAAAACTGTTCGTACACAGAAATACTCTTGTGTACAGACTTGAAAAGATCAAAAAACTCACCGGGCTCGACCTGAGAGAGTTTGACCACGCGATCATTTTCAAGATCGCACTCATGGTGAAGAAGTATCTCTCCGCCAACCCCGTCAAATTCTAA
- the ftsE gene encoding cell division ATP-binding protein FtsE → MVEFQDVSVTYNSSGVDALNKINLKINDGDFAFVVGPSGAGKSTLIKLVLKEIDATSGTVLVNGFNLKKLRRGKVPALRRTIGVVFQDFRLIPTMTVYENVAFVLRVIDAPAKYIRSRVPYVISLVGLSDKAKCYPTELSGGEQQRVALARALVNDPQLIIADEPTGNIDPALSYEIVELLKSINECGTTILMVTHEHDLVRYFGGRIININKGSIDFDEVVGGAQDES, encoded by the coding sequence TTGGTAGAGTTTCAGGATGTGTCGGTCACCTATAATTCAAGCGGTGTCGATGCGTTAAACAAGATCAATCTCAAGATCAATGACGGCGATTTCGCTTTCGTGGTCGGACCCTCGGGTGCGGGTAAATCCACCCTTATCAAGCTGGTACTTAAAGAAATAGATGCGACCAGCGGAACTGTTCTGGTAAACGGCTTCAATCTGAAAAAACTCAGAAGAGGCAAAGTACCTGCGCTGAGAAGAACTATCGGCGTTGTATTCCAGGATTTCAGACTTATACCAACTATGACGGTATATGAGAACGTGGCATTCGTGCTGCGTGTTATAGACGCTCCCGCAAAGTATATCAGGAGCAGAGTACCTTATGTTATAAGCCTTGTAGGTCTTTCGGACAAGGCTAAGTGTTATCCTACCGAGCTTTCGGGCGGTGAGCAGCAGCGTGTGGCATTGGCAAGAGCCCTTGTCAACGATCCCCAGCTGATAATCGCGGATGAGCCTACGGGTAACATCGACCCTGCGCTTTCTTACGAGATAGTTGAGTTGCTGAAAAGCATCAACGAATGCGGTACCACCATACTGATGGTAACTCACGAGCATGATCTGGTGCGCTATTTCGGCGGACGTATCATCAATATCAACAAGGGAAGCATTGACTTCGATGAGGTAGTAGGAGGTGCGCAGGATGAAAGCTAG
- the ftsX gene encoding permease-like cell division protein FtsX: MKASSLRYLVHQGVSGIWKNRMMTFASFCILLVSLLMVGLASLTAINLTRIISGIEDKSEVVVVINDNATEENEKELKEHLKAIPNVNTIELYSKEEAWKGMLDSMTEEERAFFKYADENPLPDTYRLTVKDIEIMSDTTAQIETLDYVDSTQSPTSFADVLISIRRIFSIIAVAVVSALVVVSLVIISNTTRASVFARRKEINIMKYVGATNAFIRIPFFVEGMIVGLVAAIGALLMTKFAYEGVYNIFSDDSVIWVIMGMKKLYSFKELLFPVSISYLAAGAVIGAVGTSISTGKHLKV, translated from the coding sequence ATGAAAGCTAGCAGCCTTCGTTACCTTGTCCATCAGGGCGTTTCAGGTATATGGAAAAACAGGATGATGACTTTCGCTTCGTTCTGTATATTGCTTGTCAGCCTGCTTATGGTCGGTCTGGCGAGCCTTACCGCGATAAATCTCACAAGGATAATAAGCGGTATCGAAGACAAGAGTGAGGTAGTAGTCGTTATAAACGACAATGCTACCGAGGAAAACGAAAAGGAACTGAAAGAGCATCTCAAGGCTATACCCAATGTTAATACGATAGAGCTTTACAGCAAGGAAGAAGCCTGGAAGGGTATGCTCGACAGTATGACAGAGGAAGAACGCGCATTTTTCAAGTATGCGGATGAGAACCCTCTGCCCGACACTTACAGACTGACTGTCAAGGATATTGAGATAATGAGTGATACCACCGCTCAGATCGAAACACTTGACTACGTTGATTCCACACAGTCACCTACATCTTTTGCAGATGTGCTTATCAGTATCAGAAGAATATTCTCGATAATAGCTGTGGCTGTTGTGTCTGCACTTGTCGTAGTAAGTCTGGTAATTATCTCCAATACCACCAGGGCAAGCGTTTTTGCAAGACGTAAGGAGATAAATATAATGAAATATGTCGGCGCGACCAATGCGTTCATAAGGATACCTTTCTTTGTGGAAGGCATGATAGTTGGTCTGGTTGCGGCTATCGGTGCGCTGCTTATGACAAAATTTGCCTATGAGGGTGTTTACAACATCTTCAGTGATGACTCGGTAATATGGGTCATCATGGGTATGAAGAAGCTCTACTCATTCAAGGAGCTGCTGTTCCCCGTAAGTATATCTTATCTTGCAGCAGGTGCCGTTATCGGCGCAGTAGGTACTTCTATCAGTACAGGCAAACACCTCAAGGTGTAA